One Lytechinus variegatus isolate NC3 chromosome 14, Lvar_3.0, whole genome shotgun sequence genomic region harbors:
- the LOC121427943 gene encoding elongation factor 1-alpha-A-like, whose amino-acid sequence MNHPGKIHPGYSPVLDCHTAHVACKFTKLIQKVDRRGGKVLEENPKFVKSGDACIVELVPTKKMVVETFSDFSPLGRFAVRDIKQTVAVGVVLSVEKEEASTGKVTKSAENAGAQK is encoded by the coding sequence ATGAACCACCCGGGGAAAATCCACCCTGGCTACTCCCCGGTCCTAGATTGCCACACGGCCCACGTTGCCTGCAAGTTCACTAAACTAATCCAGAAAGTGGATCGCCGAGGAGGCAAGGTGCTTGAGGAGAATCCAAAGTTCGTCAAGTCTGGGGATGCTTGCATAGTAGAACTGGTTCCTACCAAGAAGATGGTTGTCGAGACCTTCTCAGATTTCAGTCCTCTTGGGCGGTTCGCCGTACGCGACATAAAGCAGACAGTCGCCGTTGGTGTGGTGTTGTCGGTAGAGAAGGAAGAAGCTTCTACCGGCAAGGTTACCAAGTCTGCCGAGAACGCAGGTGCCCAAAAGTGA